The region GACTTCAGCCCCAGACCGGGCACAGGTCCGCGACCTCTACCCCAGGGGGTGTGGGAAGGCGTGATCGCAACCCCCGTCCCAGGGGGTGTGGCCGCACGTACCCGCGACCCCGGCCACAACCCGGAGGAGAAACTGGAAACCTCCGCCCCAGGGGGTGCTGCTGGACGTGTTCGCCAGCCTGTGCCCCAGGGGGTGCTGTCGCACGTACCCACAGCCCCAAGCCACAGGGGGTGCGGGAAGGCGTGATCGCAACCCCCGTCCCAGGGGGTGTGGCCGCACGTACCCGCGACCTTGACCCCGAACCGCGACCTCCACCCCAGAGGGTTGGGGAGGAAGAACCGCGACCCCGACTCCAGGGGGTTTCGCCGCAGGAACCCGCGGCCTCAGTCCCAGGCCGGAAACAGAACCGCGGCCTTGACCCCACCCGGTGAACGCCGCAAACGCCTTAAATGCCTACCCATGCCGTGGGTCAAGGCCGGCTGTCGGGAGCGGGTCTCACCCCCTGACGAAGGCTTCCGGTTGCTCCTTCCCACACCCCCTGGGGCCGGGGTCCCGGTCATGCCTCCCTGAACCCCCTGCGGCGGAGGCCGCGGTACCTCCTCCCCAACCCCCTGGGGCCGGGGCCGCAGTCCTGTGCCCGGTCTGGGGTCGGGGTTCCGGGTACGTGCGGCGAAACCCCCTGGGGCCGGGGTCCCGGTCATGCCTCCCTGAACCCCCTGCGGCGGAGGCCGCGGTGCCTCCTCCCCAACCCCCTGGGGCCGGGGCCGCAGTCCTGTGCCCGGTCTGGGGTCGGGGTTCCGGGTACGTGCGGCGAAACCCCCTGGGTCCTGGGTCCCGGTCATGCCTCCCTGAACCCCCTGCGGTGGAGGCCGCGGTTCTTTCTCCCTAACCCCGCTCTGGCTGATGCCGCGAGCCCCCACGGCTCTCACCCCCTGCGGCCAGGGCCGCGGTCCTGTGCCCGGTCTGGGGCCGGGGTCGCGGAAACGTGCGGCTTTCACCCCCGGCACTGACCGGTACCGCGGTCACGCGCGGGAGTAGGCGACAGCGTGGAGCCCCTTCACCGCCGCCGGCGCCCACAACCTTTCCAGGCGGTGCGGGTGTGCGCGCTCCGGGTGCACCCGGCTCCGGCAGTCACACCCCCACCACCCGCCACGCGCGCCCAACGCACCCGCCTGGTGGTCTGCCGGACACCGACTGCGGCCGGGGCCGGGCCCACCCGGCGCGGACCGCCCACCCCAAGCGGCCTAGCCTCTTGGAAACCTACAACTACCTCGGCGAACACCCCCTATGGCCGGGCACCCCACTGGCCTGACACGGCTATGGCGGAGATCCCGGTCGGGTGAGAAACCCCCTGTGGCGCAGAAGGCGGTTCACCTTCCGGCTGTGGCCAAGGCCTCCAGGACAGGCAGAAACCCCTCGGTGTCCGGGGCAGAGGAAACACCCGCCCCGACCTCTTGCAGCCGAAGGAGACGATGCTCCCTCCGGCAACCCCCGAGACCCCGGACAGACCCACCCCCACCCCACACAGCATTGAAAAGGGAACAAGCAGAAAGACCGCTGCGGCCGCCCCCTGCGACCAAGGCCCCCAGAACACAAAAAAAAAGGGGGCCGCCCCAAGGACGACCCCCCACACACAAAACCCGCACCCCGAAAACAGGGAAAGCCCCCACCCGAAGGCAGGGGCTCTCAACCCGAAGAAAACCGTGGCGGCAACCTACTCTCCCACCCCACCACAGGGCAGTACCATCAGCGCAAGGAGACTTAACGACCGGGTTCGGAAAGTAACCGGGTGTGACCCTCCCACCATAACCACCACGGAAACCCACACCGCAACCCCACCCCAACCAGGACAGGGAAACGGAAGCTTCCACAGTTATGTGAACATGTATGCGCGAGCACCCAATTATCTGCAGCGGACAAGCCCTCGGCCTATTAGTACCGGTCAGCTCCACCCCTCACAGGGCTTCCACACCCGGCCTATCAACCCCATCGTCTCTAGGGAGCCTTACCCTCTCAAAGGAGGCAGGAGACCTCATCTCGAAGCAAGCTTCCCGCTTAGATGCTTTCAGCGGTTATCCCTCCCGAACGTAGCCAACCAGCCATGCCCTTGGCAGGACAACTGGCACACCAGAGGTTCGTCCGTCCCGGTCCTCTCGTACTAGGGACAGCCCTTCTCAAGTCTCCAACGCGCACAGCGGATAGGGACCGAACTGTCTCACGACGTTCTAAACCCAGCTCGCGTGCCGCTTTAATGGGCGAACAGCCCAACCCTTGGGACCAACTCCAGCCCCAGGATGCGACGAGCCGACATCGAGGTGCCAAACCATCCCGTCGATATGGACTCTTGGGGAAGATCAGCCTGTTATCCCCGGGGTACCTTTTAGCCGTTGAGCGACACCGCTTCCACACGCCGGTGCCGGATCACTAGTCCCAGCTTTCGCTCCTGCTCGACACGTCCGTCTCACAGTCAAGCTCCCTTGTGCACTTACACTCAACACCTGATTACCAACCAGGCTGAGGGAACCTTTGGGCGCCTCCGTTACTCTTTGGGAGGCAACCGCCCCAGTTAAACTACCCACCAGACACTGTCCCCGAACCGGATCACGGCCCAAGGTTAGATGCCCGAAACAGTCAGAGTGGTATTTCACCAACGCCTCCACCACCACTAGCGTGGCAGTTTCACCGGCTCCCACCTATCCTACACAAACCATCCCAAACACCAATGTCAAGCTATAGTGAAGGTCCCGGGGTCTTTCCGTCCTGCTGCGCGAAACGAGCATCTTTACTCGTAGTGCAATTTCACCGGGCCCATGGTTGAGACAGTGGGGAAGTCGTTACGCCATTCGTGCAGGTCGGAACTTACCCGACAAGGAATTTCGCTACCTTAGGATGGTTATAGTTACCACCGCCGTTTACTGGCGCTTGGATTCCCAGCTTCACAGGGCGAACCCCGTTAACCGGTCCTCTTAACGTTCCAGCACCGGGCAGGCGTCAGTCCGTATACAGCGTCTTACGACTTCGCACGGACCTGTGTTTTTAATAAACAGTCGCTTCCCCCCGCTATCTGCGACCCCACCCAGCTCCAGCCGCAAGGGCTCTCACCAGACAGGGCTCCCCTTCTCCCAAAGTTACGGGGACAATTTGCCGAGTTCCTTAACCATGGTTCACCCGAACGCCTCGGTATTCTCTACCTGACCACCTGCGTCGGTTTAGGGTACTGGCCGCTCACGAACTCGCTAGAGGCTTTTCTCGACAGCATGGGATCACTCACTTCGCCAAAAACGGCTCCGCATCACGTCTCAACCTTCATGGGGGGCGGATTTGCCAACCCCCCGGCCTACACGCTTACCCCCGGACAACCACCGCCGGGTAGAGCTACCCTCCTGCGTCACCCCATCACTTACCTACTACAAGCTCGGATCCCAGACCAGCACAGCAACCCGTCCCGAAGGACAGAAAGCCGGCCAGCGTGGTTAGCATCACCTGATTCGATACTGGGCGCTCGTGCACGGGTACGGGAATATCAACCCGTTATCCATCGACTACGCCTGTCGGCCTCGCCTTAGGTCCAGACTCACCCTGGGCGGATTAACCTGCCCCAGGAACCCTTAGTCAATCGGCGGCAACGTTTCTCACGTTGCTTTCGCTACTCATGCCTGCATTCTCACTCGCACGCCCTCCACCACACGATCACTCGGCGGCTTCACCGAACGCACGACGCTCCCCTACCAACCCCACCCCAAAGGTGGAGCTTCACAGCTTCGGCGGTGTGCTTAAGCCCCGCTACATTATCGGCGCAGAACCACTTGACCAGTGAGCTATTACGCACTCTTTAAAGGATGGCTGCTTCTAAGCCAACCTCCTGGTTGTCTCAGCAACTCCACAACCTTTCCCACTTAGCACACGCTTAGGGGCCTTAGCTGATGATCTGGGCTGTTTCCCTCTCGACTACGAAGCTTATCCCCCGCAGTCTCACTGCCACGCTTCACTTCACCGGCATTCGGAGTTTGTCTGACGTCAGTAACCTTGTCGGGCCCATCAGCCAAACAGTAGCTCTACCTCCGGCAAGAAACACGCAACGCTGCACCTAAATGCATTTCGGGGAGAACCAGCTATCACGGAGTTTGATTGGCCTTTCACCCCTACCCACACCTCATCCCCCAGGTTTTCAACCCTGGTGGGTTCGGGCCTCCACGAGGTCTTACCCCCGCTTCACCCTGGACATGGGTAGATCACTCCGCTTCGGGTCCACAGCATGCGACTCAAATCGCCCTATTCAGACTCGGTTTCCCTACGGCTACCCCACCCGGGTTAACCTCGCCACACACCATGACTCGCAGGCTCATTCTTCAAAAGGCACGCCATCACCAGATACAAGACCCAGCTCTGACGGCTTGACAGCACACGGTTTCAGGTACTATTTCACGACCCCTCACCGGGGCACTTTTCACCTTTCCCTCACGGTACTAGTGCACTATCGGTCACCAGGACGTATTTTGGCTTAGCAGGTGGTCCTGCCAGATTCACACGGAATTCCTCGGGCTCCGCGCTACTCGGGGACAGCGTCAACACCCGACCAGAACCTTCACCTACGGGACTCTCACCCACTCCGGTACCGCTTCCCAACGGTTTCAGCTAGCTCTGATCTCAAGTGCTCCGGGCTAAGCAGACCCGAAAAGACACGCCCCACAACCCCGCACACGCAACGACTGCCGTCTATCACACGCGCACGGTTTAGCCTCTTCCCCGTTCGCTCACCACTACTAGGAGAATCACTGTTGTTTACTCTTCCTACGGGTACTGAGATGTTTCACTTCCCCGCGTCACCACCAACCGCCCTATACATTCAGGCGGCGGCAACCCGACACAACTCGGGCTGGGTTCCCCCATTCGGACACCCACGGATCACAGCTCGGTTGACAGCTCCCCGTGGCCTATCGCGGCCTCCCACGTCCTTCATCGGCGCCTGGTGCCAAGGCATCCACCGTATGCCACTATCACTTGGCCACTACAGATAACAAGATGCTCGCGCACACTATTCACAAATCAAAACACCAACCGCGTTCTCCGCTACCACTCAGACAAACCCCCGCCCCGCCTCCCTCAGGAGAGCAGGACACACAGGAGATTCTGAGAGTTCTCAGAGGCGGTCCGCGGGAACCAACCGACCCGCCGGCCCGAAACCGGACCAAGACGAGGGTTGCTTCCTCAGACACCCAACAGCGCGCCCCCCGAGGCTTCTAGGACCCCCGGAGGTGAAGTTCGATATGAATTTCTACAGCCATCCCGACCTCTCACCGGCCACCAGGGCCAGGAGCATCGGGTCCACTTTCGAGTCCGGCCAACCATCGGAAAAGTGTTGGCCTTGAAAGACTCCTTAGAAAGGAGGTGATCCAGCCGCACCTTCCGGTACGGCTACCTTGTTACGACTTCGTCCCAATCGCCAGCCCCACCTTCACTCACTCCCTCCCCGAAGGGTTAGGCCACAAGTTTCGGGTGTTGCCGACTTTCATGACGTGACGGGCGGTGTGTACAAGGCCCGGGAACGTATTCACCGCGGCGTTGCTGATCCGCGATTACTAGCGACTCCACCTTCATGGGGTCGAGTTGCAGACCCCAATCCGAACTGAGACCGGCTTTTAGGGATTCGCTCCACCTCACGGTATCGCACGCCCATTGTACCGGCCATTGTAGCATGTTTGCAGCCCAAGACATAAGGGGCATGATGACTTGACGTCGTCCCCACCTTCCTCCGAGTTGACCCCGGCAGTCTCCCATGAGTCCCCACCATTACGTGCTGGCAACATGGAACAAGGGTTGCGCTCGTTGCGGGACTTAACCCAACATCTCACGACACGAGCTGACGACAGCCATGCACCACCTGTCACCCGCCAACCAAATGACCCTGTATCTCTACAGGTCCACGGGTGATGTCAAACCTTGGTAAGGTTCTTCGCGTTGCGTCGAATTAAGCAACATGCTCCGCCGCTTGTGCGGGCCCCCGTCAATTCCTTTGAGTTTTAGCCTTGCGGCCGTACTCCCCAGGCGGGGCGCTTAATGCGTTAGCTACGGCGCGGAAACCGTGGAAAGTCCCCACACCTAGCGCCCAACGTTTACGGCATGGACTACCAGGGTATCTAATCCTGTTCGCTCCCCATGCTTTCGCTCCTCAGCGTCAGGTAAGGCCCAGAGACCCGCCTTCGCCACCGGTGTTCCTCCTGATATCTGCGCATTTCACCGCTACACCAGGAATTCCAGTCTCCCCTACCTACCTCTAGCATGCCCGTATCCACTGCAGAACCGGGGTTAAGCCCCGGTCTTTCACAGCAGACGCGACACGCCGCCTACGAGCTCTTTACGCCCAATAATTCCGGACAACGCTCGGACCCTACGTATTACCGCGGCTGCTGGCACGTAGTTAGCCGGTCCTTATTCCCCACCTACCGTCAACCCCGGGAGAACCCGGGGCCTGCGTGAGTGGTAAAAGAGGTTTACAACCCGAAGGCCGTCATCCCCCACGCGGCGTCGCTGCGTCAGGCTTTCGCCCATTGCGCAATATTCCCCACTGCTGCCTCCCGCAGGAGTCTGGGCCGTGTCTCAGTCCCAGTGTGGCCGGTCGCCCTCTCAGGCCGGCTACCCGTAATCGCCTTGGTAGGCCGTTACCCCACCAACAAGCTGATAGGCCGCGAGCCCATCCCCGACCGAAAAACTTTCCACCCCCACCATGCGGAGGAGGGTCGTATCCGGTATTAGACGGCGTTTCCACCGCTTATCCCGGAGTCAGGGGCAGGTTGCTCACGTGTTACTCACCCGTTCGCCGCTCGTGTACCCCGAAGGGCCTTACCGCTCGACTTGCATGTGTTAAGCACGCCGCCAGCGTTCGTCCTGAGCCAGGATCAAACTCTCCATAAAGGTCTTGCACCGAACCCCACAAGGGGGCCGGAAACCTAGAAGAAATCCTGACCGAACCATGTCTGGCTCAATCAAAGGAACCTCGCACACTCGAATCTCACCGATTCTCGTGTGACGGGGCCAAAACAAACTTGGCTGTAAAAATCGAACACGCGCTGTTGAGTTCTCAAGAAGCAACCGCCCTTCCCGTACAAGCCCGGAACCCTTGGGTCCCGTGTGCTCTTCCGTGGAAGGCGTCTGCGTTTCCGCTTTGTTGTGTCTTCACTTTATCAGTGTTCCCGTTCCCCGCCAAATCGGCGTGGTCCGGAATGGACCGACCAGGAGTGAAGAATTCCTGTTTCCCTTCGCCGCCCTTTTCAGGGCCGCCTCCGAAGCCTACCGCCTGCGGGCGCATGCCCGTGACGCTCTGGTCGGAGTGAATAGGAGGTGCCGCTTCGACGCGGTCCGGGGCCGAACACGCCCTCTGGGCGCTCGCCGTCCCGCAGCGACTCGTTCGAGTGTAGGTAACAGCTGATGCGACGTCAAATCGCCTGGTCGGCGGGGCGGGAACCCCTGCCCTCAGGCGATCTCCGCGGGTTGTGGACCCCCCACACCGGGGATCGTGTGCGGCCGCGGCCGTTTCGTCGGACGAGGGTGGTCCTGCCCCTGCGGCCCCGGCCTCAAACCGGTATCGGGGAACTTTTCCCGTCATCCCAGGTCGAAAGCTTGAGGGGCGGCCCGGACGGGCCGCCCCTCGACGCGCGCGGGACCGCGTCAGACCATCGCCGCGATCTCCGCCGCCAGCTTGCGGAAGGCGATCCCCCGGTGGCTGATGGCGTTCTTCTCCTGGGGGGACAGCTCGGCCGTGGTGCGGCTCTCGCCCTCCGGGACGAAGACCGGGTCGTAGCCGAACCCGTTCTCCCCCCGGGGCTCGCGGATCACCCGGCCGCGCATCTCGCCCTCCGTCACGACCTCGGTGCCGTCGGGCAGGACCAGGGCCGCGGCGCACACGAACGCGCCGGCGCGGCGTTCCGGCGGGGTGTCCGCCAGCTGGTCCAGGACCAGCTCCAGGTTGGCCCGGTCCTGGTCGTCCGCGCCGAAGCGGCCGGCCCAGCGGGCCGAGAGCACGCCCGGCATGCCCCGCAGCTCCTCGACGCTGAGCCCCGAGTCGTCGGCCACCGCGGGCAGCCCCGTGTGGGCGGCGATCGCGCGCGCCTTGAGCAGGGCGTTGCCGACGAACGACGGCTCGGTCTCGGGGACCTCCGGTGCGTCCGGGAACGCGTCGAGGGACAGCACCTCGGCGCTCACCCCGGCGTCCGCGAGGATGGCGCGCAGCTCGGGCACCTTCTTGGCGTTGCGGGTGGCCAGCACGATCTTCACGATTCCCCCTTCTCCGGCGACGCCGCCGATCCGGGTGCCGTTGAGTACGGTCACTCCGCCAG is a window of Nocardiopsis changdeensis DNA encoding:
- the rdgB gene encoding RdgB/HAM1 family non-canonical purine NTP pyrophosphatase is translated as MKIVLATRNAKKVPELRAILADAGVSAEVLSLDAFPDAPEVPETEPSFVGNALLKARAIAAHTGLPAVADDSGLSVEELRGMPGVLSARWAGRFGADDQDRANLELVLDQLADTPPERRAGAFVCAAALVLPDGTEVVTEGEMRGRVIREPRGENGFGYDPVFVPEGESRTTAELSPQEKNAISHRGIAFRKLAAEIAAMV